CGAAGACGCCATTGCGCTCATCCCCGATGAAAATGACCGCCGCCTTGGCGTGGTGGCCGTGCTGTCGCCTGCGGGTCGCGATATGCTGGCCGATATCGGGCGGTTTCGCATGGGCCGGCAATTGCGGCGTGAAATCGCCAAATTCGAAGACGACGCTGCTTTGCCGCAACGTTGGCGCTTTGTCGATCGGTTACCATCCGACAGTCAGGGCAAACGCCCGCTTCATTTGCTGCGTGCGCTTTTTGCCGATATGGAACCTGTGACACCTGAAATCGTTATACAAAATCGCGATGATGACCGCGTCAATCTGGCGCTGCGCCTGCCAACGGACCTGCTTTATTTCCGGGGCCATTTCCCCGGCATGCCGATCCTGCCCGGCGTGGTGCAACTGCATTGGGCGGTGGATCAGGCCGCAACGCTTTTTGACGTACCGGTCACCATCGGCGAGGTGACACAACTGAAATATCGCAAACCGATTGCACCGGGGTCAAAACTGATGCTTGAACTTGATTGCGACCGGGAAAACAGAAAAATCAAATTCCGCTATCATTCCGACGCCGAAGGCGATCACAGCTCCGGTATTCTGAAATGGCGCGAGGCCCCCTCATGAAAATCTGTGCCGTCATCCCGACCCATAACCATCATGATGTACTTGGCGATGTGGTGGCGCGTCTGCGCGAATATGACCTTCCGGTGATCATTATTGATGACGGGTCAAACACGCAAACACACGATGTTGTCGCCGCCCTGCACGATCCCGAAAACGACATCACTTGCCTGCATCTGGACGAAAATGGCGGCAAGGGTGTGGCGGTAATGACCGGCCTTGCCATGGCCGAACGCGCCGGTTTCACCCACGCCATTCAGGTCGATGCCGATGGGCAGCATAACCTTGACCGGATCAAGGAAATGATCCGCATCGCACAAGAAGACCCAACGGCGCTTGTCACCGGCCTTCCGGTCTATGATGACAGCATCCCGCAAAAACGCCGTATCGGGCGCTGGATTTCCCATGTCTGGGTCTGGATCGAAACATTGTCGACCCACATCCGCGACAGCATGTGCGGCTTTCGCGTGTACCCGGTTTCCGAAAGCCTTGCCGTCTGGCGCGAAGAAGGCTGCGGCCATAAAATGGATTTCGACACCGAACTGATGGTACGCCTTTACTGGCGCGGTGTCCCCGTCCATCACGTCCCGACCGAAGTCACCTACCCCGAAAACAACACGTCTAACTTCCGCATGTGGAAGGACAATGTCCTGATAAGCTGGATGCACACCCGGCTGTTCTTTGGCATGCTGGCCCGCCTGCCGGGATTTATTGCGCGTGGTGGCCATTTCGGGCAGAAACACCGCACTGGTATTGATCCCGAAAAACATCCCGAAACCATCGGAGCCCCCGCCAAACACTGGTCGGAAATTGACGAACGCGGCATTTACTGGGGCATCCGGTTCCTCGGCGCGGTTTATCGTTATGGCAGACGTCGGCTGTGTCTGGTGGTGATGTTTCCGGTCATCACTTATTTCTTTGCCACCGGCCGGGTCGCGCGCCGCGCCTCACAGGATTTCCTGTCGCGCGTTGCCGCCATCACCGGTCAACCCAAACCGGGCCTGCGTGACAGTTTCCGCCATTTCATGAATTTCGGCGAAAGTGCTCTGGATAAAATCGCCGCATGGTCGGGCGAAATGAAGATTGATGATCTTGATCTGCCCAACCACGCCGACAGCCTGTTTTCCTATATCCCGCGCGATCAGGCCGTCATCCTGTTCGTCTCGCATTTTGGCAATATCGAACTGGTGCGTGCGATTGCCAGCCGCGACCGCGATTTTCGCGTCAATGTGCTGCTGCATCAAAAAAACGCCGCCCGCTTTGGCCGCGTCTTGCAAAAATTCGCCCCGCAAAGCCAGGTCGATCTGATCGAAGTCACCGATATCGGCCCCGATACCGCGATGCTGCTGCGTGAAAAGGTCGAACGCGGCGAATGGGTCGTCATTGCAGCGGACCGCGTTGCCATTGGCGCACGCGATAAATCGGTGCGCGTCCCGTTTCTGGGCGATCCGGCTCCGTTCCCGCAGGGGCCGTTTGTTCTGGCCCATCTGCTGCAATGCCCGGTCTATATGGTTGCGGCATGGCGCAATGGGAAACGCTTTGAAATCGTCTGGGAAAAACTGGCCGATCAAATCACCCTGCCGCGCGCCAACCGCATCGGTAAAATCACCGAATATGCCGGGCAATATGCCAACTGGCTTGAAAAGCTTGTTGTTACAAAACCGCTGCAATGGTTCAATTTCTATGACTTCTGGGCGAAGAAAAAGGACGAGAATGAATAACAGCCGCACCACTGTGCAGTTTGGCGATGAAAACCTGCGCATCGAAGATATCGTTGCCCTTGCCGAACAGCGTGCCCTGCCCGTCCTGTCATCCGACCCGGAATTCACCACCCGCATTAAGGCCGGGGCCGATTTCCTTGATCGGGAATTGCGCGATCACGGCCATATTTACGGGGTCACCACCGGCTATGGCGATTCCGTATCGCGCCGCGTGCCGCCCGAACTGGTCGCCGAACTGCCGCTTCATCTCAGCCGTTTTCACGGTTGCGGCCTTGGCGATATCCTACCCTCCGATCAGGCGCGCGCTGTCCTTGCCGTCCGGCTTGCATCCCTTTGCACCGGCTATTCCGGTGTCAGCCTTGATCTTCTGCGCCAGCTTGCAGGTCTTCTCGAACACGACATCACACCCCTGATCCCCGAAGAAGGATCGGTCGGCGCCAGCGGCGATCTCACCCCGCTTTCCTACGTGGCCGCCGCCCTGATCGGCGAACGCGACGTGCTGTATCGCGGCCAGAAAATGACCGCATTGGATGCCCTTGCCACGTCCGGGTTAACGCCGTTAACGCTCCGCCCCAAGGAAGCCCTGGCGATCATGAATGGCACATCGGTCATGACCGCCATGATGTGTCAGGCATTCGTGCGTGCGGATTACCTCTGCCGATTGACAGCACGCATCACGTCGCTCGCCTCTATCGGGTTGCTCGGCAATCCCGCCCATTTTGACAAACGCCTGTTTGCCGCCAAACCCCATCCGGGGCAGGCCCGCATTGCCGCCTTTATCGAGGATGACCTTGCCGATCTGGGAGCGAATTATACCCCGGCCCGGTTGCAGGATCGTTATTCGCTGCGCTGTGCGCCGCATGTCATCGGCGTTCTCGCCGACATGATGCCGACCTTCCGCGCAACGCTTGAAACCGAGCTCAACAGTGCGAATGACAACCCGCTGATAGATGTCGAAGGCGAAACCATCCTGCATGGTGGTCATTTCTATGGCGGCCATGTTGCCTTTGTCGCCGATGGCATGAAAACCCTGATCGCCAATCTGGCCGATCTGATGGATCGGCAGATGGCGCTTCTGGTCGATACCAAATTCAATCATGGCCTGCCATCCAACCTGTCGGGATCTGATGCGGATCGCGCTTCGATCAATCATGGGCTGAAGGCCGTGCAGATCGGCGTTTCCGCCTGGACGGCAGAGGCATTGAAAAACACCATGCCCGCCAGCGTCTTTTCGCGCTCGACCGAATGCCACAATCAGGACAAGGTCAGCATGGGAACGATTGCCGCGCGTGATTGCCTGCGCATCCTGCAACTGACCGAACAGGTCGCGGCTGCCAACCTGATTGCCGTCAAACAGGCGATCACGCTGCGTCTTAAAAACGGTGACATCAAACCCGAACAACTTGGCAGTGATATCACCGCCTTCCTTGATGCGCTTGGCAACGACATCCCCTTCATCGCCGAAGATCAGCCGCTCGAAGCAACCCTTCGCCTTCTGATCGACCGCATTCAATCGCGCCACTGGGCGCTTTATGGCGGGGATCTGGCATCATGATCAGCGCATCGGTCAGTGAAACCATCCAGTTCTATCACCTTGATCCGATGAATGTCGTCTGGCACGGCAATTACGTGCAGTTCTTTGAAAATGCCCGCTGCGCGCTGCTGGATCAGATCGACTACAATTATCCGCAAATGGATGCGTCGGGCTATGTCTGGCCGGTGGTGGATATGCGGGTCAAATATGTCCGTCCCTGCACCTTCGGGCAAAACATCACGATCACCGCGACGCTCCGCGAATATGAAAACCGGCTTAAAATCGACTATCTCGTCAGCGACAGCAAAACCGGTGAAAAACTGACCAAGGGCTTCACCATTCAGGTCGCGGTCGAAAAATCCAGCGGCGAAATGCTTTATCGCAGCCCCGATTTCTTCATCGAAAAGATGGAGGCCCTTGTTTGATTCCGATCCGCCGCCTGATCGCATCCGTCGCAACCGCCATCCTGCTGACTGCCAGCATGATCGGCACCGCACGGGCGGATGACATTCCGGCCCCGGCGACCATCGGTACCGAACAATATCTTGGCGGCAGTTTCACCATGGACCGCCATCTTGACGGCTTTGAAAAACCGCTCACCTCGAACGGCGATTTCGTCCTGTCCCCGGCACGCGGGCTGGTCTGGCGCACGTTGCAACCCTTCCCCGGCACCACAATCCTTGATGATCACGGCATCACCCGGATCGATGATCAGGGCAACCGCGACGAACTGGCCCGCGGTGATCAGTTCCGCCAGTTTGTTGAACTGATTTCGGCTGTGCTTGCCGGAAACTGGCAACCGCTGGAACAGCGTTTTGACATCACCAGGGACACAACCGAACAGGGCGCATGGCAGGTCATCCTGACGCCAAAGGATGGCAGCACCATCCAAAACCAGATCAGCAAAATCACCGCCACCGGCACCGATTTTGTTGAAAATGTCCGACTGGAAAAACCGACCGGCGACCATGATGCCATCACCCTTTCGGATCAGGCATTGCAAAGCCTGCCGCTGCCGCCCGAATTTGCCGCCCTTCTGACCGGAACAGGTCAGTAATGGCATTGCGCGCAACCCTCTGGGCCCTGTGCCTGATCACAATGGCGGTTTTTGCCACTTGGCAATTGCGCGGCGGCCATACCGGGATCGATGCCGATATCCTGTCCCTGATCGGGCAGGAAAATGCCGCCCCAAACGGCCCGCAAACTGACATCGCCACCGTCCGTCATCTGCTGGCAAATGATGGTCAGCAGGCGATCTTCATGCTCTCGCATTCTGACCGCGACACACTTGAAACCGCCGCCACTGATTTCGCGGGCCGGATCGCGGCCCTTGATGGCACGCAAACCATCACCCTTCCCCGTCACAACGACAATCGCTTCGCCGACCTGATGGCGCTTTATGGCCCGCACGCCAACAGCCTGCTGTCACCCTCTGATCGCGAAAAACTGGCAAATGGCGACGCCGAAACCCTTTATCGCCGCGCCATTCAGAACCTCTATTCCCCGGCCACAACGCTCAGCAGCCAGTCGCTAAAACAGGACCCGTTTGCCCTGCTGCCCGCCTTCCTGTCCGACCTTGGCGCAAAGCTTGGCACCGGCAATGACGTGATCGCGCGCGATGGGCAATTTTACCTGCCGGTGATGGCAAGCCTGTCACCCGATCTGCGAAGCTCCGGCAACGATCAGAAATGGGTCGCAGATGCCAACACCGCCCTGCAATCCGTCACCGATGCCACCCCCGGCCTAAGCGTTGCCAAAACCGGCCAAATCTTCTTTGCCGTAGCAGAAGCCACCCGCGCGCAATCCGATGTGCAACGCATCGCCATCATCGCGACCATCGGCATCCTTGTGATGATCGGGCTGGTGTTCTACTCGCCCATCCCGCTTTTCGGTGCCCTTCTGGTCGTCGGCAGCGGCCTTTTGGCGGGGCTCGCCGCCGTGGTCGCAATCTTCCCGGCGATCCATGCGATTGCGCTGGTGTTCGGCGCGACCATGATCGGCATTTCGGTCGATTATGCCCTGCATTACCTTGTGCTGTGCTCTGCCGCTGGATCACCCACGGACCGGCTGCACAAAATCCGACCGGGGCTAAGCCTTGGCCTTCTGACATCCGTGATCGGCTTTGGCGCGCTATCGCTCAGCCCCACCCAATTGCTGTCCCAGATCGCGGTTTATTCCATCGCCGGTCTGATCGCGGCCTATTGTTCGGTGCTGTTCCTGCTGCCCCTGATCCCGGCCCGCGATGTCCGGCCATCCTCGCCGATCCGCAAACTGCATGACGGCTTGCAAGCTATCCTTGGCAAAACATTTGCCCCGATCCGCGTTCGCCTGATCGCAAGTGCCGCAATCATCATCACCCTTGCCCTTGCGGCGTTCCTGATCCCCGGCAATAACGATATCCGCCAGTTCGGTCACGGCAATGATGCGCTGATATCAGACGCCGGTAAAATCGCCGATATCCTTGGCCTTGGCGGCAGTCCGGTCTTCATCCGCATTGATGGCGATGATCCGCAAAACCGCCTTGAAACCGGCAAAGCGGTGCGGCATGCCCTGACACCGCTGATCGCCGATAACCGGCTTGGCGGCATGATCGGCCTGTCCGATCTGATCCCCTCGATCACCCGGCAAACCGAAAACCGGGGACTTGTCACAACCGGCCTTTATGATCGCTTTGGCGCGGCCCTGTCCAATCAGTTACCGGTCAATATCACCGCGCCGGACATGGATGCCGGTTACCTTGTCCCCGATGAAGACGCGGCAAAGACATTACCCGAAATCACCCTCCTGCATTCCGGCGGTTCGGACATCATCCGGCTTCGCAACGCCACCGATATCGATGCAATTCGTTTGGCCCTTGCCGATATCCAGAACGTCACCCTGATCAACCCGCCGACCGCGATCAGTGATCAGTTTGCCGCCTATCGCCTGTGGGCATGGATTGCCTTGGGCAGTGCGCTTGGTGTCGCCGCGATCCTCGCGGTGCTGCGTTACGGGTTTCGCACCGGCATCTTCGTTTTTGCCGCCCCCGCCGGGGCCATCCTGTTTGCGGTGCTGGGCGGTTATGTCTTTGGCATCGACCAAAGTTTCTTTACCACCATGGCGCTGTTTCTGGTCTTTGCCATCGGGGCGGATTACGTGCTGTTTTTGGCCGAAAGCCGCAACAGCCCCCATGATGACGACACGCGCCTTGCGGTGTTGCTGTCGCTGATCAGTAGCGTCTTGGCCTTTGGCCTTCTCGCCACATCATCCGTGCCGCTGGTGCGCGATATCGGATCGGTGATTGCCATCGGCCTGATCGGGGCGTGGTTCCTGGCCTTCTGGATGACCGCACCGACAGAAACCAATCATAACACCCAAACCCAAAACCAGCGGGGACAGGAATAGTGAGACCCGATTGCGATATCGCCATCATCGGTGCCGGGCCTGCCGGATCGGTCATTGCCAAATTCCTGCATGATGCCGGCATGGCCGTTACCGTGCTCGAAGCCGAAACCTTCCCGCGCTTCGTGATCGGCGAAAGCCTGCTGCCCAACTGCATGAATGTGCTGGAACGCGCGGGTCTTCTGGATGCCGTGACCGATGCCGGGTTCCAGTTTAAAAACGGTGCCGTCTTCGAATGCGGCCCCCAATATATGTCGATTGATTTCCGCCAGAATTTCGAACCATCCGCTTGCTGGGGCACCACGTTTCAGGTTAAGCGCGCACGCTTTGATCAGATTCTCGCAGCCGAAACCGCCCGCGCCGGGGTCGATATCCGCTTTGGCCACCGCGTCACATCCGCACAACTTGCCGATGGCGATTGCCGCCTTGGCTTCACCGATGAAAATGGCAATCCGGGTGAACTGCGCGCCGGGTTCGTGGTCGACGCCAGCGGCTATGGCCGGGTTCTGCCCCGGATGCTCGGCCTTGCCCGGCCCGGCAAGTCGATTGAACGCCGTGCCCTCTTCACCCATATGCGCGATCACATCACCGATCCCGGCTATGACCGCGAAAAAATCCTGATCACGATGCATCCGACCCGTCATGAAATCTGGTACTGGCTGATCCCGTTTTCCGATGGCACCTCGTCCGTCGGCGCGATCTATCCCGATAATGACCCGGCCTTTGTCGGCATGTCGGATCAGGAAATTTTCAATCAACTGATCAACGATACACGCCTTGGTTCGCTGCTTGCCAAGGCAGAACCGATCCGTGACCTCAATTCCATCGCCGGATATAGCGCGCAGTCGGAAAACCTTTTTGGCGATGGTTATGTCCTGCTCGGCAATTCGGCGGGCTTCCTTGATCCGGTCTTTTCATCGGGGGTCACCATTGCCCTGCATTCCGCCGAACTGGCCGCCAAGGCCTTGATCGCGCGTCATAATCGCAAGTCTGTTGACTGGAACCTGGATTTCGCCGACCCGCTATCAAAGGGGGTCGATACGTTCCGGGCTTACGTCGATGCATGGTATGATGGACGGTTACAGACGATTATTTTCAATCAGCCCGATGACGATTCACAACTGAAACGTATGGTCGTTTCGATCCTTGCAGGTTATGCATGGAACATGGAAAACCCGCTGGTCGCCAAAACCGAACGCTATCTTGAGATGTTGCACGATCTATGCGCTCCGTCGTCGTAAAAACCCTTGTCGCTGGCATGCTTGCCACGGGCCTGAGCGCCTGTGAGACAATGAACATGCCCGATCTGACAATGCCCGACTTTTCCATGCCCGATGTCTTCACATCAACACCGGCGCAAACCGTGATGCTTGACGAGGGCTATGAATTCACCCTGCCCGAACAGCCATGGACCGATGATGACACCATCGACGTCACCCAGCAGGTCACCGCAAACTGGAAAAACACCAGCAGCAACGAAACCGAAACCGGCACCTTTCAGGCCCGCATATCGCTTGAACGCGATCACGCCCGCATCGTCATGATCGATGATCTGGGCCGTCGCGCGATTGATATCGACTGGTCGACCGATGCCCTGTCGGTCCAAACCGCCGACTGGCTGCCCGCAACACTTGATGCCAAACGCATGCTTGCCGATATCGTCATGGTCTATTGGCCGCTCGATGTCGTGCGCGATGCCCTGCCCCGCGATCTGTCGATCCGCGAAACCATGGGTGAGCGCACGCTTCGCATCGATAGCAACGGACGCTTCTATGCCCGGATCGAACGCCCGGTACGCGATGTCTGGCAGGGTTTTGCCAAAATCCGCAACGAACGTTTCGGCTATGTCATCACGATCCAGTCAAAACACACTGGATCGTCGTCATGACGCCGGGCACGCTCTATCTTTCCGCCCTTGGCATCGTATCGGCCCTTGGCACCGGGATCGATGAAACCCGCGCAACCCTGTTTGGCGACCGCCCGGCGGATATGATCGCGCGCGATGGCTTCCTGCCCGACCGCGCCACGATCCTTGGCACTGTCGTCACCGATCCGGCCCCTCTGCCCGAAAACCTTGCCCGTCACGATACCCGCAACAACCGCCTGCTTTGGGCCGCAACGCAGCAGATCGAAACCGACATCACCGATCTGATTGCCGATATTGGCCGCGACCGCATTGGCGTCATCATCGGCACCAGCACATCGGGCATCGAAGAAGGCACAACCGATTACGAAGCCACCCTTGATGGCGGGGCCTTCCCTGAAACGTTCCTGTATAGCCATCAGGAAATCGGATCACCCGCTGATTTCCTGCGCGACGCCTTTGATCTTGGCGGGCCGTCTTACGCGATTTCAACCGCCTGCTCATCCAGTGCCAAGGGTTTTGCCGCCGGGGCGCGCCTGATCAATACCGGGCTGTGTGATGCGGTTCTGGTCGGCGGCGTCGATAGCCTCTGCCGTCTGACCGTGCGCGGCTTTGATGCCCTGCAATCGGTATCAAACGGCATTTGTAATCCCATGAGCATCAATCGCGACGGTATCAATATCGGCGAAGGGGCCGCGATCTTCATCCTCCGCCGTAATGCGGGCGACATCGAATTGCTCGGTGTCGGTGAAAGCTCCGACGCCCATCACCCCAACGCCCCGCATCCCGATGGCCGGGGGGCGGCAATAGCCATGCAAAACGCGCTGGCCAATGCCAAACTCAAACCATCCGACATCGACTATATCAATCTGCATGGCACCGCGACCCCGCTTAATGACGGGATGGAGGCACGTGCGGTTTGCGATGTCTTGGGGGCCAATGCCCAGGCAAGCTCCACCAAACCCATAACCGGCCATACGCTGGGCGCTGCGGGTGCCATCGAAGCCGCGATGCTCTGGCTCTCGCTTTGCGATGCCGCCGATGGCGCGCCCCTGCCGCGCCATATCTGGGATGGTGCATCTGATCCCGAAATTCCCGACATCAATCTGGTGACCGAACCGGGCACGAGATTGGCGCCAGCGGATCGCCTCGCGATGATGAGCAACTCTTTTGCCTTTGGCGGCAGCAACGTCTCGGTCATTCTGGGCCGTGGCTGGAACCGGGGGAACCGCGCATGAATGCGTCTGTAAAACCGGCCTTCCCACCGGTCGAAACACTGGTGCCGCACGCGGCCCCCATGCTTCTGATCGACCGCATTCTCGCTGCCGACGCCGAAAGCCTGACGGCCGAAGTCCGCATCACCAAAAACAGCCTGTTCTTCACCCCCATGCACGGCGTCCCCGTCTATGTCGGGATTGAATATATCGCCCAGTCGGTGGCGGCCTATAGCGGCTGGCGCGCCCAGTCTGCTGCCCCCGGCACAGCACCCAAAATCGGTTATCTGCTCGGCACGCGCAAAATGACCATGGCATGCGATGGCTTTGCCGATGGCGATGTACTTGTCATCCATGTGCAGAACATTTTCGAAGACGGCGAAATGGGTGTGTTTGACGGTGAAGTTCGCAAAGGCGATGAAATCCTTGTGAGTGCGCGCATCAATGTCTATCAGCCCGACGACGCAGCAACCCCATCCGAAACCCCAACCAGCAACCAAGAAACGACAAAGCCATGACAGAAACCATTCTGGTAACAGGTGCAAGCAAGGGGATCGGTGCCGCAACCGCGCGCCGTCTTGCAAGGGACGGTTTTGATATCGTCGTCCATTATCATTCCGATCAGGACGGGGCCGAAACCGTCCGCGATGACATCATTGCCCTTGGCCGTACCGCACGTCTGATCCGGTTCGATATCGCCGACCGCGACGCGACGCGCGCGGCACTTGAGGCCGACATTGCCGATCATGGCGCGCCTTACGGTGTGATCCTCAATGCCGGGCTGACCCGCGATGGACCTTTCCCGGCCCTTGAAGACGACGATTGGGACCGGGTTCTGCACACCAATCTCGATGGCTTTTATAATGTGATCAAACCGCTGATCATGCCGATCATTCAACGGCGCAAGGGCGGGCGTATCGTGGCGCTCACCTCCATCGCCGGGATTGCTGGCAATCGCGGGCAGGTCAATTACGCGGCGTCAAAGGCCGGGATCATCGGGGCGGTCAAATCGCTTGCCCTTGAACTCGCCAAACGCAAAATCACCGTCAATGCCGTCGCGCCCGGCGTGATCGAAACCCAGATGACCGGCGACCTGCCCGCGGACGAGGTCAAGGCGATGATCCCGATGCGTCGCTACGGCACAACGGATGAAGTCGCCGCCACCATCGCGTTTCTGTGCAGCCCCGATGCGTCCTACATCACGCGTCAGGTCATCAGTGTGAATGGGGGCATGTTATGAGCAAAGGCACATCCTCCACCCGCCGCGTGGTCATCACCGGCATGGCGGGCATCACCGCCCTTGGTGATAATTGGGAAACCATTTCATCGCGCATGGCAGCGGGCGAAACCGGCATCCGGCGCATGGATGACTGGGACGGCAAATATGATCTGCGCACCCGCCTTGCCGCCCCCGTGCAGGATTTCACGCTCAAGGGCAAATTCAGCCGCAAACAGCTCCGCAGTATGGGCCGTGTCGCCCAGATGTCGGTCGATGCCACCGACAAGGCACTCGAAATGGCGGGGCTTCGTGATGATACCGCCATCTTGCAAGGCGGGCGTCTTGGCATTGCCTATGGCTCGTCATTTGGCAGCACCCCGCCCGTTCTCGGCTTCACCCGCCTGATGGAACATGGCGACAGCAACGCCATCACCGCCACCAGCTATATCCAAATGATGAGCCACACGGCAGCCGTCAATATCGGCGTGCTCTATGGCATTTCCGGGCGCATCATCCCGACCTCGACCGCCTGCACATCGGGCAGCATGGGGATCGGTTATGCCTACGAGGCGATCAAATTCGGCATGCAGGATCTGATGATCGCAGGCGGGGCCGAAGAACTCTGCCCCACCATGGTCGCCGTGTTCGATACCCTCTTTGCCACCAGTACCAGTAACGATACCCCGGAACTCTCCCCGCGCCCCTATGATGCAAGGCGCGATGGTCTGGTAATCGGCGAAGGGGCCGGAACGCTTATTCTGGAAGAATACGAACACGCCAAGGCCCGCGGGGCGACCATTTACGGTGAAATCGTCGGCTTCGCCAGCAATTCCGACGGCGCACACATCACCCAACCCGCCGCCGATAAAATGGAAGTCGCCCTTCGTAAATCGCTTGAAACGGCTGGCCTATCCCCCTCCGATATCGATATCGTCAATGGCCACGGCACCGCGACGGATCATGGCGACCTCGCCGAAAGCAGGGCGACCCGTGCGGTGTTTGACCGCGCCATTCCGATGCACACGCTCAAGGGCCATTTCGGCCATAGCCTCGGCGCATGTGGTGCCATCGAGGCATGGCTTGGCCTTGAAATGATGCGCGAAGGCAAATTTGTCGCCACCGCCAATCTTGAACAGGTCGACCCGGAATGCGCCGAACTTGATTACATCTTTGGCGACGCCAGACGCCTCTCGGCGGAACATATGATGAGCAACAATTTCGCCTTTGGCGGCATCAACACATCCCTGATCTTACGGCAAATCTAGGGTCGCCCATCCCAACAAAAACCCCGGCATCTGCCGGGGTTTTGCGTTTCAGGCCGCATTTATATCCGCCGGGATCGATGCCGTCGCCTCGATCTCGATCAGGGCTTCGTCTTCGACAAGGGCGCTTACCACCACCATCGTCATCGCCGGGAAATTCTTGCCAAGCACGCGGCGATAGGCCTCGCCGACCTCGCGCTGTTTCGCAAGATATTCCTTCTTGTCGACCACGTACCATGTCAGCCGCGTCAAATGTTCCGGCCCGCCACCGGCGGCCTCCAGCACATCGACAATATTGCGCAGCGCCTGTTCCATCTGACCGACGAAATCCTTGGCGACAAAGACCTGATCGGCCGTCCAGCCGATCTGCCCGCCGATATAAAGCGGTACCCCGTCGGCCAGCACGCCATTTGCGTAACCCTTGGGCGGTTTCCATCCGTCTGGCTGAATGATTTTATGCATCTTTTTCTACCATTTCATTGATTTCGTTGTCGATTTTGGCACGCAAATCATCGGGCCACGGCACCGATTTCCCGGCACCTCTTCTGGTAAACACCAGCGTCGCTGTCATCGA
The Thalassospira xiamenensis M-5 = DSM 17429 DNA segment above includes these coding regions:
- the fabG gene encoding 3-oxoacyl-ACP reductase FabG, yielding MTETILVTGASKGIGAATARRLARDGFDIVVHYHSDQDGAETVRDDIIALGRTARLIRFDIADRDATRAALEADIADHGAPYGVILNAGLTRDGPFPALEDDDWDRVLHTNLDGFYNVIKPLIMPIIQRRKGGRIVALTSIAGIAGNRGQVNYAASKAGIIGAVKSLALELAKRKITVNAVAPGVIETQMTGDLPADEVKAMIPMRRYGTTDEVAATIAFLCSPDASYITRQVISVNGGML
- a CDS encoding beta-hydroxyacyl-ACP dehydratase; this translates as MNASVKPAFPPVETLVPHAAPMLLIDRILAADAESLTAEVRITKNSLFFTPMHGVPVYVGIEYIAQSVAAYSGWRAQSAAPGTAPKIGYLLGTRKMTMACDGFADGDVLVIHVQNIFEDGEMGVFDGEVRKGDEILVSARINVYQPDDAATPSETPTSNQETTKP
- a CDS encoding beta-ketoacyl-[acyl-carrier-protein] synthase family protein, with translation MTPGTLYLSALGIVSALGTGIDETRATLFGDRPADMIARDGFLPDRATILGTVVTDPAPLPENLARHDTRNNRLLWAATQQIETDITDLIADIGRDRIGVIIGTSTSGIEEGTTDYEATLDGGAFPETFLYSHQEIGSPADFLRDAFDLGGPSYAISTACSSSAKGFAAGARLINTGLCDAVLVGGVDSLCRLTVRGFDALQSVSNGICNPMSINRDGINIGEGAAIFILRRNAGDIELLGVGESSDAHHPNAPHPDGRGAAIAMQNALANAKLKPSDIDYINLHGTATPLNDGMEARAVCDVLGANAQASSTKPITGHTLGAAGAIEAAMLWLSLCDAADGAPLPRHIWDGASDPEIPDINLVTEPGTRLAPADRLAMMSNSFAFGGSNVSVILGRGWNRGNRA
- a CDS encoding NAD(P)/FAD-dependent oxidoreductase — its product is MRPDCDIAIIGAGPAGSVIAKFLHDAGMAVTVLEAETFPRFVIGESLLPNCMNVLERAGLLDAVTDAGFQFKNGAVFECGPQYMSIDFRQNFEPSACWGTTFQVKRARFDQILAAETARAGVDIRFGHRVTSAQLADGDCRLGFTDENGNPGELRAGFVVDASGYGRVLPRMLGLARPGKSIERRALFTHMRDHITDPGYDREKILITMHPTRHEIWYWLIPFSDGTSSVGAIYPDNDPAFVGMSDQEIFNQLINDTRLGSLLAKAEPIRDLNSIAGYSAQSENLFGDGYVLLGNSAGFLDPVFSSGVTIALHSAELAAKALIARHNRKSVDWNLDFADPLSKGVDTFRAYVDAWYDGRLQTIIFNQPDDDSQLKRMVVSILAGYAWNMENPLVAKTERYLEMLHDLCAPSS
- a CDS encoding beta-ketoacyl-ACP synthase, which translates into the protein MSKGTSSTRRVVITGMAGITALGDNWETISSRMAAGETGIRRMDDWDGKYDLRTRLAAPVQDFTLKGKFSRKQLRSMGRVAQMSVDATDKALEMAGLRDDTAILQGGRLGIAYGSSFGSTPPVLGFTRLMEHGDSNAITATSYIQMMSHTAAVNIGVLYGISGRIIPTSTACTSGSMGIGYAYEAIKFGMQDLMIAGGAEELCPTMVAVFDTLFATSTSNDTPELSPRPYDARRDGLVIGEGAGTLILEEYEHAKARGATIYGEIVGFASNSDGAHITQPAADKMEVALRKSLETAGLSPSDIDIVNGHGTATDHGDLAESRATRAVFDRAIPMHTLKGHFGHSLGACGAIEAWLGLEMMREGKFVATANLEQVDPECAELDYIFGDARRLSAEHMMSNNFAFGGINTSLILRQI
- a CDS encoding DUF3261 domain-containing protein, giving the protein MPDLTMPDFSMPDVFTSTPAQTVMLDEGYEFTLPEQPWTDDDTIDVTQQVTANWKNTSSNETETGTFQARISLERDHARIVMIDDLGRRAIDIDWSTDALSVQTADWLPATLDAKRMLADIVMVYWPLDVVRDALPRDLSIRETMGERTLRIDSNGRFYARIERPVRDVWQGFAKIRNERFGYVITIQSKHTGSSS
- a CDS encoding RidA family protein; its protein translation is MHKIIQPDGWKPPKGYANGVLADGVPLYIGGQIGWTADQVFVAKDFVGQMEQALRNIVDVLEAAGGGPEHLTRLTWYVVDKKEYLAKQREVGEAYRRVLGKNFPAMTMVVVSALVEDEALIEIEATASIPADINAA